From Agromyces sp. SYSU T00194, a single genomic window includes:
- a CDS encoding DUF1294 domain-containing protein, with protein MPTPTRAPRRRNGVQPAAFVPVLAFAVLWIALALTVGAPTWLLVVYAIASIVAFVLYAVDKSAARAERRRIPESTLLTAGLVGGWPGAIVAQQVLRHKTVKRAFRVPFWITVVVNVLAFVAVCLLTG; from the coding sequence GTGCCGACTCCGACCCGTGCCCCGCGCCGCCGCAACGGCGTGCAGCCCGCCGCGTTCGTGCCCGTGCTGGCGTTCGCGGTGCTCTGGATCGCGCTCGCACTCACCGTCGGCGCGCCGACGTGGCTCCTCGTCGTCTACGCGATCGCGTCGATCGTCGCATTCGTCCTGTACGCGGTCGACAAGTCGGCCGCGCGGGCCGAGCGCCGCCGCATCCCCGAGTCCACCCTGCTCACCGCGGGACTGGTCGGCGGCTGGCCCGGCGCGATCGTCGCCCAGCAGGTGCTCCGGCACAAGACGGTGAAGCGGGCGTTCCGGGTGCCGTTCTGGATCACGGTCGTGGTCAACGTGCTCGCGTTCGTCGCGGTCTGCCTGCTGACCGGCTAG